In the genome of Fusobacterium necrogenes, one region contains:
- a CDS encoding ABC transporter permease yields the protein MLLGTIEQSFIFAIMVLGVYISYKILDFPDMTVDGSFPLGAAVSAALIVKGVNPLIALVVAMLAGAVAGLITGMIHVKLKVTNLLAGIIVMTGLYSVNLRIMGKSNIPLFMSKHLFNGTVSAIVVVVIFLLIVKLAIDFLLKTKFGFVLKALGDNESLVIALGLDGNKLKLYGLMIANSLVALSGGILAQYQGFADVGMGTGTIITGLASIIIGEAVIGKKKIIKATTMVIIGTVIYRAIIALSLKLGMTASDLKLITSILVVIIIYLKLKKESLKKGGVVNA from the coding sequence ATGTTATTAGGAACTATTGAACAGAGTTTTATATTTGCAATAATGGTATTAGGAGTTTATATATCATATAAGATATTGGATTTCCCAGATATGACAGTAGATGGAAGTTTTCCATTAGGGGCAGCTGTAAGTGCTGCACTTATAGTAAAAGGAGTAAATCCACTAATAGCTTTAGTTGTAGCTATGTTAGCTGGAGCAGTAGCTGGACTTATAACAGGTATGATTCATGTAAAATTAAAAGTGACTAATTTACTTGCTGGAATTATAGTAATGACAGGATTATACAGTGTAAATTTAAGAATAATGGGAAAATCAAATATACCACTATTTATGTCAAAACATCTATTCAATGGAACTGTATCAGCAATAGTAGTTGTAGTTATTTTTCTACTAATAGTAAAATTAGCAATAGATTTTTTACTTAAAACAAAATTTGGATTTGTATTAAAAGCTTTAGGAGATAATGAGAGCTTAGTAATAGCTCTAGGACTTGATGGAAACAAATTAAAACTTTATGGACTTATGATAGCTAATAGTTTAGTAGCTCTTTCTGGTGGAATACTTGCTCAATATCAAGGGTTTGCTGATGTGGGAATGGGAACAGGAACTATTATTACAGGTCTTGCTTCTATAATAATAGGAGAGGCAGTAATAGGAAAGAAAAAAATTATAAAAGCTACTACAATGGTAATTATAGGAACTGTAATATATAGAGCAATAATAGCTCTATCATTAAAATTGGGAATGACTGCTAGTGATTTAAAACTTATAACATCTATATTAGTAGTAATTATTATATATTTAAAACTAAAAAAAGAATCATTGAAAAAAGGAGGAGTTGTAAATGCTTAA
- a CDS encoding WYL domain-containing protein → MKKIRVTVPEDIWRLMKNDTEEFGINNNKLCNYILERFKYNKKMEVEKLLETQGRPLKKIIQFDLNVSNREIYYDVLKANEVDIEAEYFRELFELYTSKFKYQRELFIFEDRVKAILEAIKEKKKIKIKYLKRVFSVEPYFIKREERGDENFLFCYDEEKKEYANFKLKELEIVSILEEKIKGKDKKYIENMRKNFDPFLGNGNIVKVRLTEEGESLLKSLTNYRPKLVKKEGHICYFEVANENAKLYFRQFSKEAEILEPKQLREEIRKEYLEILELYKD, encoded by the coding sequence ATGAAGAAGATAAGGGTAACTGTTCCAGAGGATATATGGCGTCTTATGAAAAATGATACAGAGGAATTTGGTATCAATAATAATAAACTATGTAATTATATTCTAGAGAGATTTAAATATAATAAGAAAATGGAAGTAGAGAAACTTCTTGAAACTCAAGGGCGTCCTCTGAAAAAGATTATACAATTTGATTTAAATGTTTCAAATAGGGAGATATACTATGATGTTTTAAAAGCTAATGAAGTAGATATAGAGGCTGAATATTTTAGAGAGCTATTTGAATTATATACTTCAAAATTTAAATATCAAAGGGAGCTTTTTATATTTGAAGACAGAGTAAAAGCTATCTTAGAAGCGATTAAAGAAAAAAAGAAAATAAAGATAAAATATTTAAAGAGAGTTTTTAGTGTAGAGCCATACTTTATTAAAAGAGAGGAAAGAGGAGATGAAAACTTTCTCTTCTGTTATGATGAGGAAAAAAAAGAGTATGCTAACTTTAAATTAAAAGAGTTGGAAATAGTTTCTATTTTAGAAGAAAAGATAAAAGGTAAGGATAAAAAATATATAGAGAATATGAGAAAAAACTTTGACCCTTTCTTAGGAAATGGAAATATTGTTAAAGTAAGACTTACAGAAGAGGGAGAAAGCCTTTTAAAAAGTTTGACTAACTATCGTCCAAAACTTGTAAAAAAAGAGGGACATATCTGTTATTTTGAGGTAGCTAATGAAAATGCTAAACTTTATTTTAGACAGTTTTCTAAAGAGGCAGAGATTTTAGAACCAAAGCAGTTACGTGAGGAGATAAGAAAAGAGTATTTAGAGATACTTGAATTATATAAAGATTAA
- a CDS encoding ferrous iron transport protein A: protein MIPLCFAQLNKDFLIKEIKGKKGSKCCILDKGLCVGNKVRIMTGTKDCFIVKVNDKVKYALNFKIANKIILQEIL, encoded by the coding sequence ATGATACCTTTGTGTTTTGCTCAGTTAAACAAAGATTTTTTGATTAAAGAAATAAAAGGAAAAAAAGGATCAAAGTGCTGTATATTGGATAAAGGACTCTGTGTTGGAAATAAAGTTCGTATAATGACTGGGACAAAAGACTGTTTTATAGTGAAAGTTAATGATAAGGTAAAATATGCTCTTAACTTCAAAATAGCAAATAAAATAATATTACAAGAAATATTATAA
- the nrdD gene encoding anaerobic ribonucleoside-triphosphate reductase → MKEVIKRNGTIVEFDKDRIIKAITMAFKQNSGTINNELIEKIATQIENIDNKRMHVEEIQDIVVKKLMASSEKNIAIAYQSYRTIKTEIRNKEKGIYKNIAELVDASNEDMMNENANKDAKTISVQRDLLAGISSKDYYLNKILPKHLKKAHETGEIHIHDLDYLLFKETNCELVHIERMLKGGCNIGNAKMLEPNSVDVAVGHIVQIIASVSSNTYGGCSIPYLDRALVPYIKKSFKKHFTKGLKYVERVDEATTKEIIDRGNIEYSNMELKGKYPLAYEYSCDLTRESVKQAMQGLEYEINSLSTVNGQTPFTTIGIGTETSWEGRLVQEFVFKTRMDGFGAKKETAIFPKIVYAMCEGLNMNEEDPNWDIAQLGFECMTKSIYPDILFITKEQLEKGTVVYPMGCRAFLSPWFNEKGEEIYSGRFNIGATSINLPRIAIKNKGNEAGFYKELDRVMELCKENSLLRAHYLEKTQAEMAPILWQSGALAEKQPKETIEDLIWGGYATVSIGYIGLSEVSQLLYGEDFAYNEEIHEKTFNILRYISEKVAQFKAETNLGFALYGTPSESLCDRFARIDREEFGDIEGITDKGYYDNSFHVSSHININPFEKLRLEALGHQYSKGGHISYIETDSLKNNLEAISEILKYAKEIGIHYMGINQPVDKCHVCGFKGEFLATEKGFECPQCGNRDNTKMSVIRRVCGYLSQPNARPFNKGKQKEIMSRVKHN, encoded by the coding sequence ATGAAAGAAGTTATAAAAAGAAACGGAACTATTGTAGAGTTTGATAAAGATAGGATAATAAAAGCTATTACAATGGCCTTCAAACAAAATTCTGGAACTATAAATAATGAACTTATTGAAAAGATAGCAACACAAATAGAAAATATAGACAATAAAAGAATGCATGTAGAAGAGATACAAGATATTGTCGTAAAAAAACTTATGGCATCTAGTGAAAAAAATATTGCTATAGCTTATCAAAGTTATAGAACAATAAAAACAGAAATAAGAAATAAAGAAAAGGGGATATATAAAAATATAGCTGAATTAGTAGATGCATCAAATGAAGATATGATGAATGAAAATGCAAATAAAGATGCTAAAACAATATCAGTACAAAGAGATTTATTAGCAGGAATATCTTCAAAGGATTACTACTTAAATAAAATTTTACCTAAACACTTAAAGAAAGCTCATGAAACAGGAGAGATTCATATTCACGATTTGGATTATCTTCTATTTAAAGAGACTAACTGTGAATTAGTACATATAGAGAGAATGTTAAAAGGTGGTTGTAATATAGGAAATGCAAAGATGTTAGAACCAAATTCTGTAGATGTAGCAGTAGGACATATAGTACAAATTATAGCTTCTGTTTCATCTAATACATATGGAGGATGTTCTATTCCATATTTAGATAGAGCTTTAGTTCCATATATTAAAAAAAGTTTTAAAAAGCATTTTACTAAAGGTTTAAAATATGTAGAAAGAGTAGATGAAGCTACTACAAAAGAGATAATAGATAGAGGAAATATAGAGTACTCTAATATGGAGTTAAAGGGAAAATATCCATTGGCATATGAGTATAGTTGTGATTTAACAAGAGAGTCTGTAAAACAAGCTATGCAAGGATTAGAATATGAGATAAACTCTCTTTCAACTGTAAATGGACAAACACCTTTTACAACAATAGGTATAGGAACAGAAACTTCTTGGGAAGGAAGACTTGTACAGGAATTTGTATTTAAAACTAGAATGGATGGCTTTGGAGCTAAAAAAGAGACTGCAATATTTCCTAAGATAGTATATGCTATGTGTGAAGGGCTAAATATGAATGAAGAAGACCCTAACTGGGATATAGCACAACTTGGCTTTGAATGTATGACAAAATCTATTTATCCAGATATTTTATTTATAACTAAAGAACAACTTGAAAAAGGAACAGTTGTTTATCCGATGGGGTGTAGAGCCTTTTTATCTCCTTGGTTTAATGAAAAAGGAGAAGAAATTTATTCTGGAAGATTTAATATAGGTGCTACAAGTATTAATTTACCTAGAATAGCTATAAAAAATAAAGGAAATGAGGCAGGATTTTATAAAGAGTTAGATAGAGTGATGGAATTATGCAAGGAAAATTCTCTACTTAGAGCCCATTACTTAGAGAAAACTCAAGCTGAAATGGCACCAATTTTATGGCAGTCTGGAGCATTAGCAGAAAAGCAACCTAAAGAAACAATAGAAGATTTAATTTGGGGAGGATATGCTACTGTTTCAATAGGATATATAGGACTTAGTGAAGTATCACAATTACTTTATGGTGAAGATTTTGCATATAATGAAGAAATTCATGAAAAAACATTTAATATTCTAAGGTATATTTCAGAAAAAGTGGCTCAATTTAAGGCTGAAACAAATCTAGGGTTTGCCTTATATGGAACTCCATCTGAATCACTTTGTGATAGATTTGCTAGAATTGATAGAGAAGAGTTTGGAGATATAGAGGGAATTACAGATAAGGGTTATTATGATAATTCTTTTCATGTATCTTCTCATATAAATATAAATCCATTTGAAAAGTTAAGATTAGAAGCTCTAGGACATCAATATTCAAAGGGTGGACATATCAGTTATATAGAAACAGACTCTTTAAAAAATAATTTAGAAGCTATATCTGAAATATTAAAATATGCAAAAGAGATAGGAATTCATTATATGGGAATTAATCAACCAGTTGATAAGTGTCATGTATGTGGATTTAAAGGAGAATTTTTAGCTACAGAAAAAGGTTTTGAGTGTCCTCAATGTGGAAATCGTGATAACACTAAAATGAGCGTAATAAGAAGAGTATGTGGTTACCTAAGCCAGCCAAATGCAAGACCGTTTAATAAAGGAAAACAAAAAGAGATAATGAGTAGGGTAAAACATAATTAG
- the nrdG gene encoding anaerobic ribonucleoside-triphosphate reductase activating protein, which translates to MNYSGIKYSDMINGKGIRVSLFVSGCSHRCKGCFNRNTWNADYGKLFTKKEEEEIFLYFEKYGKAARGLSLLGGDPTYYKNVESLIVFLRKFKSRFPDKDIWMWSGFTWEQLEKDKKRFELVSLCDVLIDGRFELDKKNLNLKWKGSSNQRVIDVQKSIFSKEVIEYK; encoded by the coding sequence ATGAATTATTCTGGGATTAAATATTCCGATATGATAAATGGTAAAGGAATAAGAGTTAGTTTATTTGTAAGTGGGTGTTCTCATAGATGTAAAGGATGTTTTAATCGAAATACTTGGAATGCTGATTATGGAAAACTTTTTACTAAAAAAGAAGAAGAAGAAATATTTTTGTATTTCGAAAAGTATGGGAAAGCAGCAAGAGGACTATCACTATTGGGTGGAGATCCAACATATTATAAAAATGTAGAATCACTTATAGTCTTTTTAAGAAAATTTAAAAGTAGATTTCCAGATAAAGATATATGGATGTGGTCTGGATTTACTTGGGAGCAATTAGAAAAGGATAAAAAAAGATTTGAGTTAGTTTCCCTTTGCGATGTTCTTATAGATGGAAGATTTGAATTAGATAAGAAAAATTTAAATTTAAAATGGAAAGGAAGCTCAAATCAAAGAGTAATAGATGTACAAAAAAGCATTTTTTCAAAAGAAGTAATAGAATATAAATAA
- a CDS encoding FeoA family protein → MKLCELKNGERAKIVKIGRLGELKKRLIDMGVTAGEIIKLERNAPLGDPQEYIVKGTGIAIRKEDAKNIEVEKINE, encoded by the coding sequence ATGAAGCTATGTGAGTTAAAAAATGGAGAAAGAGCTAAAATAGTAAAAATAGGTAGATTAGGTGAACTAAAAAAGAGACTGATAGATATGGGGGTTACAGCTGGAGAGATTATTAAATTAGAAAGAAATGCTCCATTGGGAGATCCACAAGAATATATAGTAAAAGGAACTGGGATAGCTATAAGAAAAGAAGATGCTAAAAATATAGAAGTTGAAAAAATAAACGAATAA
- a CDS encoding ABC transporter ATP-binding protein, producing MLNINSIEKSFVTELGTVKKVFRGLNLQVEKGDFISIIGSNGAGKSTLLDTITGNVVVDSGSIDIDGRDITKLPKYKRGSFISKVYQNPSMGTAPSMTVFENLSMADNKGKRFGFTMGLNKKRKEYYRELLKELDLGIENQMDTEVGSLSGGQRQCLALIMATLNKPEILLLDEHTAALDPKTSKIIMDKTKEIVEKNQISTLMITHNLQDAINYGNRLIMLHNGEIIIDIKGEEKKKLTPEKLLKIFNNREAYLKDSELFSA from the coding sequence ATGCTTAATATAAATTCTATTGAAAAAAGCTTTGTTACTGAATTAGGGACAGTGAAAAAAGTATTTAGAGGTTTAAATCTTCAAGTGGAGAAAGGAGATTTTATCTCTATAATAGGAAGTAATGGAGCAGGAAAATCAACTCTTCTAGATACAATAACTGGAAATGTAGTAGTAGATAGTGGAAGTATTGATATAGATGGTAGAGATATTACAAAACTACCTAAATATAAAAGAGGAAGTTTCATCTCTAAAGTTTATCAAAATCCATCTATGGGAACAGCTCCATCAATGACAGTATTCGAAAATCTTTCTATGGCAGATAACAAAGGAAAAAGATTTGGATTTACTATGGGACTTAATAAAAAGAGAAAAGAGTATTATAGAGAGCTTTTAAAAGAGCTTGATTTAGGAATAGAAAATCAAATGGATACAGAGGTAGGTTCTCTATCTGGTGGACAAAGACAATGCCTTGCTCTTATAATGGCTACTCTTAATAAACCAGAGATACTACTATTAGATGAGCATACAGCAGCTCTTGACCCTAAGACTTCTAAAATTATAATGGATAAGACAAAAGAGATAGTAGAAAAAAATCAAATCTCTACACTTATGATAACTCATAATTTACAAGACGCTATAAACTATGGAAATAGACTTATAATGTTACATAATGGAGAGATAATCATTGATATCAAAGGAGAGGAGAAGAAAAAGCTTACTCCAGAGAAACTTTTAAAAATCTTTAATAATAGAGAAGCTTATCTAAAAGATAGTGAACTTTTCTCAGCATAG